Proteins found in one Sorghum bicolor cultivar BTx623 chromosome 1, Sorghum_bicolor_NCBIv3, whole genome shotgun sequence genomic segment:
- the LOC110431636 gene encoding protein PHOSPHATE STARVATION RESPONSE 1-like, translating to MQSQKSRVLGAMSSSLPILPNPLKGSFPKPCNPQHIPMSRQLPDDSMPLRNDIHQSASLHPRAGVIGAPYSGYSASPLDSVSNHDSQSMVAPYISQSSSFESFQSLSDTTPGTHTEAAWFTSSMDVSPLYTDNIAAPDDNQIQSIRPAMTSDETAKQNDWWADIMNDDWKVILDATATDSHSKAMIQTSNSATSLPAVNQSASSHSMEICPVASPPNSSNASVAKQRMRWTPELHECFVDAVNQLGGSEKATPKGVLKLMKVDGLTIYHVKSHLQKYRTARYKPDLSEGASEKRTATEELVLDLKTSMDLTEALRLQMEVQKRLHEQLEIQRKLQLRIEEQGKYLQMMFEKQSQSSTDKVQDPSSRDTVAKPSSTLSQSSNKDSGATMDPNGTGDSTKTAKLGERSSGSGVNQKLVEIESDTEGGTDDGCKISQEKRHKLQDS from the exons ATGCAGTCTCAAAAGAGCAGAGTTTTGGGAGCAATGTCATCCTCTTTGCCTATTCTGCCAAATCCTTTGAAAGGGAGCTTCCCAAAGCCTTGTAACCCCCAGCATATTCCTATGTCGAGGCAGCTGCCTGATGACTCTATGCCCTTGCGTAATGACATACATCAGTCTGCTAGTTTGCACCCAAGAGCTGGTGTTATCGGGGCACCATATTCAGGCTACTCTGCTAGTCCACTTGATTCTGTGTCTAACCATGATAGCCAGTCAATGGTTGCACCCTATATTTCTCAGTCATCCAGTTTTGAGTCTTTCCAGTCTCTATCTGATACTACCCCAGGAACACACACTGAGGCAGCCTGGTTCACATCTTCTATGGATGTTTCACCACTCTACACAGATAATATTGCTGCTCCTGATGATAATCAAATCCAGAGTATACGTCCTGCTATGACATCTGATGAGACTGCTAAACAAAATGATTGGTGGGCAGATATAATGAATGATGATTGGAAAGTTATTCTAGACGCAACAGCTACTGATTCACACTCAAAA GCCATGATTCAAACTTCCAACTCAGCTACATCACTACCTGCAGTAAACCAGTCAGCTTCATCTCATAGTATGGAGATTTGCCCAGTTGCTAGTCCTCCCAATAGCAGCAATGCTTCAGTTGCTAAACAACGGATGAGATGGACCCCAGAACTCCATGAATGTTTTGTAGATGCTGTAAATCAGCTTGGCGGTAGCGAAA AAGCTACTCCCAAGGGCGTGCTAAAGCTTATGAAAgttgatggtttgactatatatCATGTCAAAAGCCACCTGCAG AAGTACCGCACAGCTCGCTATAAACCAGACCTGTCTGAAG GTGCATCGGAAAAAAGGACAGCCACTGAAGAGCTAGTCCTGGACCTGAAAAC GAGCATGGATCTTACTGAAGCGCTGCGCCTTCAGATGGAAGTCCAGAAGCGTCTTCATGAACAGCTTGAG ATTCAGAGAAAATTGCAGTTGCGGATTGAAGAGCAAGGAAAGTATCTGCAGATGATGTTTGAAAAGCAGAGTCAATCAAGCACGGATAAAGTCCAGGATCCATCCTCAAGGGATACAGTGGCAAAACCATCATCTACCCTGAGCCAATCTTCAAACAAGGATAGTGGtgcaaccatggatccaaatggAACAGGAGACAGCACGAAGACTGCAAAACTGGGAGAACGATCGTCTGGATCAGGTGTCAACCAGAAACTTGTAGAGATCGAATCTGATACTGAAGGAGGTACAGACGATGGATGTAAGATCTCCCAAGAGAAGCGGCACAAACTGCAAGATAGTTAA